In Alosa sapidissima isolate fAloSap1 chromosome 4, fAloSap1.pri, whole genome shotgun sequence, the following are encoded in one genomic region:
- the LOC121707277 gene encoding ammonium transporter Rh type B-like: MMKQATSLRVRLPVLVFVSEIVFLALYACFVTYDDNADAKFQNNLTNPMDNSLYRDYPYFADVQVMIFIGFGCLLAFLRFYGFSGMVFNFLTATFAIQWAILVQGYFQFYSDGKIHLGVINLLNAEFACAVVLISFGAVLGKTSPVQLLVMAILEIPVFSLTEWAVLKYLKITDSGGSILIHLFACYFGLGVTFVLYRPSLNNGHPKELTSYQSDILSVIGTLFLWVFWPSFNSALTHKGDDQHRAILHTFIGLSASTLTAFALSTMLNKRGKITMADVQNVTLAGGVTVGASVDMMISPVAAYALGMIGCTACMLGYKYLTPFLARRLRIQDMCGIHNLHGLTGLISCLAGICAILLASEETYGPSMYQIFAHRAPMEGDPKLLELQQLIPGLKPGLGRTAETQALYQVAAIFSTIAAAAVGGLLTGLVMKLPFLAPFSDDFCFDDELFFDMPSDYEYLTSSLNHKEPLKDEDSKV; this comes from the coding sequence ATGATGAAGCAAGCCACGAGCCTCAGGGTGCGCCTGCCGGTGCTGGTGTTTGTGTCCGAGATCGTGTTCCTGGCCCTGTATGCCTGCTTCGTAACCTACGACGACAATGCTGACGCTAAGTTTCAGAACAACCTCACCAATCCCATGGACAACTCCCTCTACAGGGATTATCCCTACTTTGCAGACGTGCAGGTCATGATCTTTATTGGCTTCGGCTGCCTGCTGGCATTCTTGCGTTTCTATGGCTTCAGTGGTATGGTCTTCAACTTCCTGACGGCCACGTTTGCCATCCAGTGGGCCATCCTGGTGCAGGGCTACTTCCAGTTCTACTCCGATGGAAAGATTCACCTGGGCGTGATAAACCTTCTGAATGCCGAGTTCGCCTGCGCCGTTGTGCTGATCTCCTTCGGGGCCGTCCTGGGGAAGACGAGTCCAGTGCAACTCCTGGTGATGGCTATCCTCGAAATCCCCGTTTTTTCCCTCACTGAGTGGGCAGTGCTCAAGTATCTGAAGATCACTGATTCTGGCGGGTCTATCCTTATCCACCTCTTCGCCTGCTACTTTGGCCTGGGGGTCACGTTTGTGCTCTACCGCCCCTCGCTAAACAACGGCCACCCGAAGGAGCTCACCAGCTACCAGTCTGACATCCTGTCTGTGATAGGGACTCTGTTTCTCTGGGTGTTCTGGCCCTCCTTCAACTCGGCGCTGACCCACAAAGGGGACGACCAGCACAGGGCCATCCTCCACACGTTCATTGGACTGAGCGCCTCCACGCTCACTGCCTTCGCCCTCTCCACCATGCTCAACAAGAGGGGCAAGATCACAATGGCCGACGTCCAGAATGTCACCCTGGCTGGAGGTGTCACGGTCGGGGCCTCCGTTGACATGATGATCTCCCCGGTGGCCGCCTATGCCCTTGGGATGATCGGCTGCACAGCCTGCATGCTCGGCTACAAGTATCTCACTCCTTTCCTCGCCCGCCGCCTGAGGATTCAAGACATGTGCGGCATCCACAACCTCCATGGGCTGACTGGCCTCATATCCTGTCTAGCTGGTATCTGCGCCATCCTCCTGGCCTCCGAAGAGACCTACGGCCCCAGCATGTACCAGATCTTTGCCCATCGCGCCCCCATGGAGGGAGACCCAAAACTTCTGGAGCTCCAGCAGCTGATCCCAGGGCTCAAGCCGGGCCTGGGTCGCACAGCTGAAACGCAGGCTCTCTACCAGGTGGCGGCCATTTTTTCCACCATAGCAGCGGCAGCGGTCGGTGGGTTGCTGACCGGTCTGGTCATGAAGCTTCCTTTCCTGGCACCGTTCTCAGATGACTTCTGCTTTGATGACGAGTTGTTCTTTGACATGCCTTCTGATTACGAGTACCTCACCTCAAGCCTCAACCACAAAGAGCCGTTGAAGGATGAAGATTCAAAAGTCTGA
- the pfkfb4b gene encoding 6-phosphofructo-2-kinase/fructose-2,6-bisphosphatase 4b isoform X2 has protein sequence MRGSDCSLNTRNESQRVCMTNCPTLIVMVGLPARGKTYISKKLTRYLNWIGVPTKEFNVGQYRRECVKIYKNFEFFRPDNEEGLKIRRQCALTALNDVREYLGVEGGQVAVFDATNTTRDRRHTIMKFAEQNDYKVFFVESVCEDPNVIAENIVQVKLGSPDYIDCSTEEAIEDFMKRIKCYENSYQPLNEVLDRALSYIKIMDVGQRYMVNRVQDHIQSRIVYYLMNIHITPRSIYLCRHGESDLNIKGRIGGDSGLSTRGKEFAQCLGSFIQEQNIKDLKVWTSQMKRTIQTAESLSVPYEQWKALNEIDAGVCEEMMYEEIQDHYPLEFALRDQDKYRYRYPKGESYEDLVQRLEPVIMELERQENVLVICHQAVMRCLLAYFLDKSADELPYLKCPLHTVLKLTPVAYGCKVESIFLNVEAVNTHRDRPENVNISRLAEEALLTVPAHQ, from the exons ATGAGGGGCTCTGATTGCTCCCTGAACACACGCAACGAGTCTCAGAGAG TATGTATGACCAACTGTCCCACCCTTATTGTGATGGTGGGCTTGCCAGCCCGAGGTAAAACCTACATCTCAAAGAAGCTCACCCGCTATCTCAACTGGATCGGTGTTCCCACCAAAG aattTAATGTGGGGCAGTACCGCAGAGAATGTGTGAAGATTTACAAGAACTTTGAGTTCTTCCGTCCAGACAATGAGGAGGGACTAAAGATCCGCAG GCAGTGTGCACTGACCGCGCTGAATGATGTCCGAGAGTAtctgggggtggagggaggtcaAGTGGCG GTGTTTGATGCCACCAATACCACGCGGGACAGGAGACACACCATCATGAAATTTGCAGAGCAGAATGACTATAAG gTGTTTTTTGTTGAATCGGTATGTGAGGACCCTAATGTTATTGCAGAGAACATTGTG CAAGTTAAACTGGGTAGTCCTGACTACATTGACTGCAGCACAGAAGAAGCCATTGAGGACTTCATGAAGAGGATCAAGTGCTACGAAAATTCCTACCAGCCCCTTAATGAGGTGTTGGACAG GGCGTTGTCGTACATTAAGATTATGGATGTGGGTCAGCGGTACATGGTGAACCGAGTCCAGGACCACATCCAGAGTCGCATTGTGTACTACCTGATGAACATCCACATCACGCCGCGCTCCATCTACCTGTGCCGGCACGGGGAGAGTGACCTCAACATCAAGGGCCGCATTGGGGGAGACTCAGGGCTGTCCACGCGAGGGAAAGAG TTTGCCCAGTGTCTGGGCAGCTTCATCCAGGAGCAGAACATCAAAGACCTGAAGGTGTGGACCAGTCAGATGAAGAGGACTATCCAAACGGCAGAATCCCTGAGCGTCCCCTACGAGCAGTGGAAGGCCCTAAACGAGATTGATGCT GGAGTTTGTGAGGAGATGATGTATGAGGAGATTCAGGACCACTATCCTCTGGAGTTTGCCCTGCGAGACCAGGACAAGTATCGTTACCGATATCCTAAAGGAGAG TCTTATGAGGACCTAGTCCAGCGCCTGGAGCCTGTGATCATGGAACTGGAGCGTCAGGAGAATGTTCTGGTCATCTGTCACCAGGCTGTCATGCGCTGCCTACTGGCATACTTTCTGGACAAGAGTGCAG ATGAGCTTCCTTATCTGAAGTGCCCTCTCCACACAGTGCTGAAGCTTACTCCAGTGGCTtatg GTTGTAAAGTGGAGTCCATCTTTCTCAACGTGGAGGCAGTGAACACCCACAGGGATAGGCCAGAG AACGTAAATATCTCCCGCCTGGCAGAGGAAGCCTTGCTCACAGTCCCCGCCCATCAGTGA
- the pfkfb4b gene encoding 6-phosphofructo-2-kinase/fructose-2,6-bisphosphatase 4b isoform X1 yields MMTSYEDEPMETSPRELTQNPLRKIWMPYKNGLPEKHIAQRKVCMTNCPTLIVMVGLPARGKTYISKKLTRYLNWIGVPTKEFNVGQYRRECVKIYKNFEFFRPDNEEGLKIRRQCALTALNDVREYLGVEGGQVAVFDATNTTRDRRHTIMKFAEQNDYKVFFVESVCEDPNVIAENIVQVKLGSPDYIDCSTEEAIEDFMKRIKCYENSYQPLNEVLDRALSYIKIMDVGQRYMVNRVQDHIQSRIVYYLMNIHITPRSIYLCRHGESDLNIKGRIGGDSGLSTRGKEFAQCLGSFIQEQNIKDLKVWTSQMKRTIQTAESLSVPYEQWKALNEIDAGVCEEMMYEEIQDHYPLEFALRDQDKYRYRYPKGESYEDLVQRLEPVIMELERQENVLVICHQAVMRCLLAYFLDKSADELPYLKCPLHTVLKLTPVAYGCKVESIFLNVEAVNTHRDRPENVNISRLAEEALLTVPAHQ; encoded by the exons ATGATGACATCGTATGAAGACGAACCGATGGAAACATCACCTCGAGAACTCACTCAAAACCCCTTGCGGAAAATATGGATGCCATATAAAAACGGCTTACCCGAAAAGCACATAGCACAGAGAAAGG TATGTATGACCAACTGTCCCACCCTTATTGTGATGGTGGGCTTGCCAGCCCGAGGTAAAACCTACATCTCAAAGAAGCTCACCCGCTATCTCAACTGGATCGGTGTTCCCACCAAAG aattTAATGTGGGGCAGTACCGCAGAGAATGTGTGAAGATTTACAAGAACTTTGAGTTCTTCCGTCCAGACAATGAGGAGGGACTAAAGATCCGCAG GCAGTGTGCACTGACCGCGCTGAATGATGTCCGAGAGTAtctgggggtggagggaggtcaAGTGGCG GTGTTTGATGCCACCAATACCACGCGGGACAGGAGACACACCATCATGAAATTTGCAGAGCAGAATGACTATAAG gTGTTTTTTGTTGAATCGGTATGTGAGGACCCTAATGTTATTGCAGAGAACATTGTG CAAGTTAAACTGGGTAGTCCTGACTACATTGACTGCAGCACAGAAGAAGCCATTGAGGACTTCATGAAGAGGATCAAGTGCTACGAAAATTCCTACCAGCCCCTTAATGAGGTGTTGGACAG GGCGTTGTCGTACATTAAGATTATGGATGTGGGTCAGCGGTACATGGTGAACCGAGTCCAGGACCACATCCAGAGTCGCATTGTGTACTACCTGATGAACATCCACATCACGCCGCGCTCCATCTACCTGTGCCGGCACGGGGAGAGTGACCTCAACATCAAGGGCCGCATTGGGGGAGACTCAGGGCTGTCCACGCGAGGGAAAGAG TTTGCCCAGTGTCTGGGCAGCTTCATCCAGGAGCAGAACATCAAAGACCTGAAGGTGTGGACCAGTCAGATGAAGAGGACTATCCAAACGGCAGAATCCCTGAGCGTCCCCTACGAGCAGTGGAAGGCCCTAAACGAGATTGATGCT GGAGTTTGTGAGGAGATGATGTATGAGGAGATTCAGGACCACTATCCTCTGGAGTTTGCCCTGCGAGACCAGGACAAGTATCGTTACCGATATCCTAAAGGAGAG TCTTATGAGGACCTAGTCCAGCGCCTGGAGCCTGTGATCATGGAACTGGAGCGTCAGGAGAATGTTCTGGTCATCTGTCACCAGGCTGTCATGCGCTGCCTACTGGCATACTTTCTGGACAAGAGTGCAG ATGAGCTTCCTTATCTGAAGTGCCCTCTCCACACAGTGCTGAAGCTTACTCCAGTGGCTtatg GTTGTAAAGTGGAGTCCATCTTTCTCAACGTGGAGGCAGTGAACACCCACAGGGATAGGCCAGAG AACGTAAATATCTCCCGCCTGGCAGAGGAAGCCTTGCTCACAGTCCCCGCCCATCAGTGA
- the pfkfb4b gene encoding 6-phosphofructo-2-kinase/fructose-2,6-bisphosphatase 4b isoform X3 produces MPGITVPYHGVRKVCMTNCPTLIVMVGLPARGKTYISKKLTRYLNWIGVPTKEFNVGQYRRECVKIYKNFEFFRPDNEEGLKIRRQCALTALNDVREYLGVEGGQVAVFDATNTTRDRRHTIMKFAEQNDYKVFFVESVCEDPNVIAENIVQVKLGSPDYIDCSTEEAIEDFMKRIKCYENSYQPLNEVLDRALSYIKIMDVGQRYMVNRVQDHIQSRIVYYLMNIHITPRSIYLCRHGESDLNIKGRIGGDSGLSTRGKEFAQCLGSFIQEQNIKDLKVWTSQMKRTIQTAESLSVPYEQWKALNEIDAGVCEEMMYEEIQDHYPLEFALRDQDKYRYRYPKGESYEDLVQRLEPVIMELERQENVLVICHQAVMRCLLAYFLDKSADELPYLKCPLHTVLKLTPVAYGCKVESIFLNVEAVNTHRDRPENVNISRLAEEALLTVPAHQ; encoded by the exons ATGCCTGGTATCACCGTGCCATACCATGGTGTTCGGAaag TATGTATGACCAACTGTCCCACCCTTATTGTGATGGTGGGCTTGCCAGCCCGAGGTAAAACCTACATCTCAAAGAAGCTCACCCGCTATCTCAACTGGATCGGTGTTCCCACCAAAG aattTAATGTGGGGCAGTACCGCAGAGAATGTGTGAAGATTTACAAGAACTTTGAGTTCTTCCGTCCAGACAATGAGGAGGGACTAAAGATCCGCAG GCAGTGTGCACTGACCGCGCTGAATGATGTCCGAGAGTAtctgggggtggagggaggtcaAGTGGCG GTGTTTGATGCCACCAATACCACGCGGGACAGGAGACACACCATCATGAAATTTGCAGAGCAGAATGACTATAAG gTGTTTTTTGTTGAATCGGTATGTGAGGACCCTAATGTTATTGCAGAGAACATTGTG CAAGTTAAACTGGGTAGTCCTGACTACATTGACTGCAGCACAGAAGAAGCCATTGAGGACTTCATGAAGAGGATCAAGTGCTACGAAAATTCCTACCAGCCCCTTAATGAGGTGTTGGACAG GGCGTTGTCGTACATTAAGATTATGGATGTGGGTCAGCGGTACATGGTGAACCGAGTCCAGGACCACATCCAGAGTCGCATTGTGTACTACCTGATGAACATCCACATCACGCCGCGCTCCATCTACCTGTGCCGGCACGGGGAGAGTGACCTCAACATCAAGGGCCGCATTGGGGGAGACTCAGGGCTGTCCACGCGAGGGAAAGAG TTTGCCCAGTGTCTGGGCAGCTTCATCCAGGAGCAGAACATCAAAGACCTGAAGGTGTGGACCAGTCAGATGAAGAGGACTATCCAAACGGCAGAATCCCTGAGCGTCCCCTACGAGCAGTGGAAGGCCCTAAACGAGATTGATGCT GGAGTTTGTGAGGAGATGATGTATGAGGAGATTCAGGACCACTATCCTCTGGAGTTTGCCCTGCGAGACCAGGACAAGTATCGTTACCGATATCCTAAAGGAGAG TCTTATGAGGACCTAGTCCAGCGCCTGGAGCCTGTGATCATGGAACTGGAGCGTCAGGAGAATGTTCTGGTCATCTGTCACCAGGCTGTCATGCGCTGCCTACTGGCATACTTTCTGGACAAGAGTGCAG ATGAGCTTCCTTATCTGAAGTGCCCTCTCCACACAGTGCTGAAGCTTACTCCAGTGGCTtatg GTTGTAAAGTGGAGTCCATCTTTCTCAACGTGGAGGCAGTGAACACCCACAGGGATAGGCCAGAG AACGTAAATATCTCCCGCCTGGCAGAGGAAGCCTTGCTCACAGTCCCCGCCCATCAGTGA